One window of the Colletotrichum destructivum chromosome 4, complete sequence genome contains the following:
- a CDS encoding Putative ketopantoate reductase ApbA/PanE, 6-phosphogluconate dehydrogenase-like domain superfamily, with translation MPHKARVLLVGGGGIGTIAALNLEHGGLAEVTAVLRSNFDIVSRKGFSIISCDHGTLENWRPARVLSSVPNTSEAISEERYDYLVCCTKNVPDAGSPLPDIVAPAVTLGHTVIVLIQNGLNIQRPFFDRFPSNIVLSGVSRVDAHEVSPGVVEQKQHDLLHIGAFRNPRLDDDEEQQARAVRRFVALYAAGGAATCLHEPDVDLDRWRKLVYNASFNPICALTGLNASELQMTGKTMDAMVIPAMREVLAVAAAAGHEIPGDIVEKTIQLNPVEENIKPSMQVDFEKGNLIEHENILGEVVREAQRHNVATPILTVLYELCCAHQWRFKKDKGLGC, from the exons ATGCCACACAAGGCACGcgtgctcctcgtcggcggcggcggcattggcACCATAGCCGCCCTCAATCTCGAACACGGGGGCCTGGCCGAAGTCACAGCCGTGCTCCGTTCCAACTTCGACATCGTCAGCCGCAAAGgcttctccatcatctcaTGCGACCACGGCACCTTGGAGAATTGGCGTCCCGCCCGAG TCTTGAGCTCCGTCCCGAACACATCAGAAGCAATCTCCGAGGAACGGTATGACTACCTCGTTTGCTGCACCAAGAACGTCCCCGACGCCGGCTCGCCGCTCCCTGACATCGTCGCCCCCGCCGTCACCCTCGGCCACACCGTCATTGTTCTCATCCAAAACGGGCTCAACATCCAGCGGCCCTTCTTCGACCGCTTCCCATCCAACATCGTCCTCTCGGGTGTGAgccgcgtcgacgcccacgAGGTGTCTCCCGGCGTCGTTGAGCAGAAACAGCACGACCTGCTGCACATCGGCGCCTTCCGGAACCCccgccttgacgacgacgaggagcagcaggcccgCGCTGTGCGGCGCTTCGTGGCGCTCTACGCCGCCGGAGGGGCGGCCACGTGTCTACACGAGCCggacgtcgacctcgaccgtTGGCGCAAGCTCGTGTACAACGCCTCGTTCAACCCGATCTGCGCCCTCACGGGCCTGAACGCCAGCGAGCTGCAGATGACAGGCAAGACGATGGACGCGATGGTCATCCCGGCCATGAGGGAGGTCCtcgcggtggcggcggcggcgggccacGAGATTCCTGGGGACATCGTGGAGAAGACCATCCAGCTCAACCCCGTCGAGGAAAACATCAAGCCCAGCATGCAAGTCGACTTTGAAAAG GGCAACCTGATTGAGCACGAAAACATCCTCGGCGAAGTGGTCCGGGAAGCGCAGAGGCACAACGTCGCCACGCCCATCTTGACCGTCCTGTACGAACTATGCTGCGCCCATCAGTGGAGGttcaagaaggacaagggcCTTGGATGTTGA